CAATGTACCAGCACTATCTTCAAAGAGATAGGAAATATGATTATCGGTTATACTGGTTTGCTCGTGCTCATTTTTGCTGTAATTTTTAAAATTACCGCCATCAAAACGCCACAATCCATTAGTAGAGGCTATCCAAATGAAGCCATAGCGATCTTCCAGAATATGAGATGTGCTGGTCTCTATTGGTAACTGAAAATGGGTGATTTCAAAATCATTAGTATTCTCTTGTCCATAGATTAGAGCAGGAAAACCCACTCTAACAACGGCAATAAAAAGGAAAAGAAAAGAAGGAGCTCTAAGCATGTTTTTGAAAATAGAACAATTCTAAGGAAAGGTAAATTAATTTTTATTTTTAACGGGTAAAAATTTTGCTTCGCCTAATAACTGTCCTTAAAATAATTATTCTGCTGTAAGGTTAAAATAGTGCTAACCTTTGTTAAAATCGAGAATTATAAAATCCATTTTTAAAGGTTAATTTGTAGATGATATGAATTGTCAATTTTCGCAATTCTTCAACTTATATTTAATTGTCTTTTAAACTCCACCTTAAAATGAACATTCGTCTACTCGCTCTTTTTTGCATTGGCCTTTTATTTAGCTGTAAGAATAATACGGAAACCATGAAAAAGGAAAAAGCCAAGCAACCCAATATCTTGTTTCTGGCTATTGACGATTTAAGACCTGAACTTGGTGTGTACGGTTCTGATATTGCGATAACACCGAACATTGATGCTTTAGCGAATGACGGTTTACGCTTTAACAATGCTTATTGCCAACAAGCTATTTGTAGCCCTTCTAGAGCTAGTCTAATGACTGGTGCCCGGCCTGAAACTATTCAGGTAATTGAAAATTTCACCTATTTCAGAGATAAAAACCCCAATATAGCAACATTACCACAGCACTTTAAAGCCAATGGTTATGAATCTGTATATACCGGTAAAATTTACCATGGTAAGTATAACGACCCTGAACTTTCTTGGAGCAGAACCCCAGTTAAAATGGAAAAGTCAGATGTAAAGTTCGGTTTTAAACTACCGGAAAATATAAAAATGCAAAAGAAAAATAGTGCCGCTATGGTAGCTAAATACGGAGAAAATGCATTGAGAAATGGTCTTGGTAAGGGCCCTTCTTATGAGTTTGCTGATTTTCCGGACAATGCTTATGAAGACGGATTCAATACAGATTTGGCCATCGCTACCATGAAAGATATGTTACAGAAAAATCCTGATAAACCTTTTTTCCTGGGTATGGGAATGAAAAAACCACATCTAGATTGGGTTGCACCAAAAAAGTATTGGGACATGTACAACGAAGCGGATATTAAACTGGCTGAGCACGAACAACCTCCCAAAGATGGTGCCGCTATGGGACTTCATGCTTCCTTTGAATTAAGGGCCAGAGCCGATATTCCTAAAAAAGGAGATATCTCTCCAGAACAAGCTATAAAACTTAAACATGCCTATTTAGCCTGTGTGAGTTATGTTGATGCCCAAATTGGTAGAATGTTGACTGCACTTGATGATGCGGGAATTAAGGACAATACCATTGTTATTTTGTGGAGTGACCACGGCTGGCATTTAGGCGATATGGGTATTTGGGGAAAAGCTACCAATTACGAAATTGCCACTAGAGTTCCTTTAATTATTTGGACTCCAGATATGGCAAAAGAAAACAGGGGTAAATCTACCGATGCTTTGGTTGAATTAGTAGATATGTATCCAACGTTATGCGAATTGGCAGATATATCAAAACCAGCTACTTTGGAAGGTCAAAGCTTTGCTCCTCTTCTCTCTAATCCTGAACAAGAATGGAAAACAGCGGTTTTTTCTCAATTTCCAAATCCGGCTCTTAGGGAA
This genomic interval from Zobellia roscoffensis contains the following:
- a CDS encoding sulfatase; this encodes MKKEKAKQPNILFLAIDDLRPELGVYGSDIAITPNIDALANDGLRFNNAYCQQAICSPSRASLMTGARPETIQVIENFTYFRDKNPNIATLPQHFKANGYESVYTGKIYHGKYNDPELSWSRTPVKMEKSDVKFGFKLPENIKMQKKNSAAMVAKYGENALRNGLGKGPSYEFADFPDNAYEDGFNTDLAIATMKDMLQKNPDKPFFLGMGMKKPHLDWVAPKKYWDMYNEADIKLAEHEQPPKDGAAMGLHASFELRARADIPKKGDISPEQAIKLKHAYLACVSYVDAQIGRMLTALDDAGIKDNTIVILWSDHGWHLGDMGIWGKATNYEIATRVPLIIWTPDMAKENRGKSTDALVELVDMYPTLCELADISKPATLEGQSFAPLLSNPEQEWKTAVFSQFPNPALREWAANPLSKGMRETSFGPLIEEVEERIIKQQGDKWDRDLFENRLMGYSMRTKDYRFIVWKDYTDKNAEPIFIELYDHVKDPAETTNIAKDNPELVKELMLQFKKGWKGNMALVNHVGV